A single genomic interval of Propionispora hippei DSM 15287 harbors:
- a CDS encoding oxidoreductase, whose product MNSYQQLFTPIRIGNCTVKNRFAMAPMGPLGLADAEGGFNQRGIDYYTERAKGGTGLIITGVTFVDNKVEKHGMPNCPCSTYNPVQFVRTGRELTERIHAYNARIFLQMSGGFGRVTIPTNLGEFPPVAPSPIQHRWLDKTCRELTVDEILYIVKQFGEGAYHAKRAGFDGVQIHAVHEGYLIDQFAIALFNQRTDEYGGSLENRLRFARQIVEEIKKRCGADFPVTLRYSPKSFIKDLRDGALPGEVFEEKGRDIPEGIEAAKLLVRYGYDALDVDVGSYDAWWWSHPPMYQEKGLYRPYAKLMKESVDVPILCAGRMDNPDMAARAIAEGVCDIVSLGRPLLADPDYVNKLRSGRTKLIRPCLSCQEGCMGRIQEYSALNCAVNPHACRERATMLTPALRPKKVLIAGGGAAGCEAARVLKLRGHEPVLYEKSDRLGGNLIPGGVPDFKEDDHALAAWYTETLKALSVEVHLNTAVDEALCLSGDFDAVIVATGSTPKVFSLGDDNKVFTAAEVLLGKKDPGANTVIIGGGLVGCELALWLKEQGKQVTIVEALHKLLAVNGPLCHANSEMLEKLVPFKDIELKTCAQAQSFKDGVLEIKRGQETERIVCDSVILAVGYRENNALYQSLEPRLPEVHLLGDARRVSNIMYAIWDAFEVASHL is encoded by the coding sequence ATGAATTCATATCAACAGTTGTTTACGCCAATTCGTATTGGCAACTGTACGGTGAAAAACCGTTTTGCCATGGCTCCCATGGGACCCTTGGGACTGGCCGACGCTGAAGGCGGTTTTAACCAAAGGGGGATCGACTATTACACGGAACGGGCCAAGGGCGGTACCGGGCTTATTATTACCGGCGTTACCTTTGTCGACAACAAGGTGGAAAAGCATGGCATGCCCAACTGTCCTTGTTCCACCTATAATCCGGTACAGTTTGTCCGTACCGGGCGGGAACTGACGGAGCGTATTCATGCTTACAACGCCAGGATTTTTCTGCAAATGTCCGGCGGCTTTGGGCGGGTTACCATTCCGACCAATCTGGGCGAGTTTCCACCGGTAGCTCCGTCCCCCATCCAGCACCGCTGGCTGGATAAGACCTGCCGCGAATTGACGGTGGACGAAATCCTGTATATTGTAAAACAATTCGGCGAAGGGGCTTATCATGCCAAGCGGGCCGGTTTTGACGGCGTGCAAATTCATGCTGTTCACGAAGGATATCTGATTGACCAGTTTGCTATTGCCCTATTCAACCAGCGAACCGATGAATATGGCGGCAGTCTGGAAAACCGCCTGCGCTTTGCCCGCCAGATTGTGGAGGAAATCAAAAAACGCTGCGGCGCCGATTTTCCGGTCACCTTGCGGTACAGTCCCAAAAGCTTTATCAAGGACTTGCGCGACGGCGCCTTGCCGGGGGAAGTGTTTGAGGAAAAAGGCCGTGACATTCCGGAGGGGATTGAAGCGGCAAAACTGCTGGTCCGGTACGGCTATGATGCGCTGGATGTGGATGTAGGCTCCTATGATGCCTGGTGGTGGAGTCATCCGCCGATGTATCAGGAAAAAGGTCTTTATCGGCCCTATGCCAAGTTAATGAAGGAATCGGTGGACGTACCCATCCTATGCGCCGGCCGGATGGATAATCCCGATATGGCAGCCAGGGCGATTGCCGAAGGTGTCTGTGATATTGTCAGCCTGGGCCGTCCGCTGCTGGCCGATCCCGACTACGTAAATAAACTGCGCAGCGGCCGTACCAAACTGATTCGTCCCTGCCTGTCCTGTCAGGAAGGCTGCATGGGCCGGATACAGGAATACTCGGCGCTCAACTGTGCGGTAAATCCGCATGCCTGCCGGGAACGGGCCACGATGCTCACGCCGGCTCTGCGCCCGAAAAAAGTGCTCATCGCAGGCGGCGGTGCGGCAGGCTGTGAGGCGGCCCGGGTATTAAAGCTGCGCGGCCATGAACCGGTGCTCTACGAGAAGAGCGACCGGCTGGGGGGCAATCTGATTCCCGGCGGCGTACCGGATTTTAAAGAGGACGACCATGCTTTGGCTGCCTGGTATACCGAAACCTTAAAAGCTTTGTCGGTAGAAGTCCACTTGAATACGGCGGTTGATGAGGCTCTTTGTCTGTCCGGTGATTTTGATGCGGTTATTGTGGCAACCGGTTCAACGCCTAAGGTGTTTTCACTGGGGGATGATAACAAAGTCTTTACGGCGGCCGAAGTGTTGCTGGGGAAAAAGGATCCCGGGGCCAATACGGTGATCATTGGTGGCGGACTGGTAGGCTGTGAACTGGCTTTATGGTTGAAGGAACAAGGAAAACAGGTAACGATTGTGGAGGCCTTGCATAAGCTGCTGGCTGTCAATGGACCGCTTTGCCATGCTAACAGTGAAATGCTGGAAAAACTGGTTCCGTTCAAAGACATTGAACTCAAGACCTGTGCTCAGGCGCAAAGCTTTAAGGACGGCGTATTGGAGATAAAAAGAGGACAAGAGACAGAACGGATTGTCTGTGACAGTGTTATTCTGGCCGTGGGGTACCGGGAAAACAATGCACTGTACCAGTCGCTGGAACCCAGGCTGCCTGAGGTTCATCTGCTCGGTGATGCCCGCCGGGTATCAAATATTATGTATGCGATCTGGGACGCTTTTGAAGTGGCCAGTCATTTGTAG
- a CDS encoding PadR family transcriptional regulator: protein MRTLKYAILGLLNRGPLTGYDITKEFASALGNFWSAKHSQIYPELKKLADEGLVVFHTVTQGEKLEKKLYTITPDGRKDFLQWLNQDEPLEPTPKDIFKLKTYFSDALPLGKRIEQFQSQLIKRREKLYILKNHKEKLYGSINPASLTDRQRSDYLVLQGAILREEAYVTWLRESIALLGS, encoded by the coding sequence ATGCGGACACTAAAATATGCGATTCTCGGACTGCTAAACCGCGGTCCGCTAACCGGCTATGATATCACCAAAGAATTCGCCAGTGCTCTCGGTAATTTCTGGAGCGCCAAACACAGCCAGATCTATCCCGAGTTGAAAAAGCTGGCTGACGAAGGGCTGGTTGTCTTCCATACGGTCACACAGGGAGAAAAGCTGGAAAAAAAGCTTTACACCATCACCCCTGACGGCAGAAAGGATTTTCTCCAATGGCTGAACCAAGACGAACCGCTCGAACCAACCCCCAAGGATATTTTTAAACTGAAAACCTATTTTTCCGACGCTCTGCCCCTCGGCAAACGAATCGAACAATTTCAATCGCAGCTAATTAAACGCCGGGAAAAACTGTACATACTTAAAAACCATAAAGAAAAGCTGTATGGAAGCATCAACCCGGCCAGCTTGACCGACCGACAGCGCAGTGATTATCTCGTTCTGCAGGGAGCTATCCTACGGGAAGAGGCCTATGTAACCTGGCTGCGGGAAAGCATCGCCCTCCTTGGCAGCTAA
- a CDS encoding HD domain-containing phosphohydrolase — protein MLQNNNTSALVEPDACAPALHIMEELLKVVQQLSATHDLQAVMDIVRHSVRELTGSDGATFVLRDGEFCYYAEEDAITPLWKGLRFPMEICISGWVMRNRQPTIIEDIYHDDRIPIDVYRKTFVRSLAMVPIKTNDPIGAIGCYWSKVCRPTAEQVQVLHVLADTAAIAMDNIGYQESIASQARQLEEAIDGTLLTVAKMVELKDPYTSGHQRRVGILSYDIACELGWDKKRCEMLRRAAIVHDIGKIGIPGELLTKPSKLTPQEFGLIQTHAAMSYDILKDVHFLMPIAKIILQHHERLNGSGYPHGLTGEQILPEAKIIAVADVFEAMTSHRPYRPAPGMDAALEELLQNKGVLYDPGVVNALIRLVREKNYCLPE, from the coding sequence ATGCTTCAAAATAACAATACCTCCGCGCTCGTCGAACCCGATGCCTGCGCACCAGCGCTTCATATTATGGAGGAATTGCTTAAGGTCGTGCAGCAGCTTTCCGCTACCCATGATTTACAGGCGGTAATGGATATTGTCCGCCATTCGGTACGGGAACTTACCGGTTCGGATGGGGCTACCTTTGTCTTACGGGATGGAGAATTTTGCTATTATGCAGAGGAAGATGCCATTACTCCGCTGTGGAAAGGGCTGCGTTTTCCCATGGAGATTTGCATCAGCGGCTGGGTTATGCGCAACCGCCAGCCTACTATTATTGAAGATATTTATCATGATGACCGGATTCCGATTGATGTATATCGCAAAACCTTTGTGCGCAGCCTGGCCATGGTGCCGATTAAAACAAACGATCCAATCGGTGCCATTGGCTGTTATTGGTCCAAAGTATGCCGACCTACGGCGGAACAGGTACAGGTGCTCCACGTGCTGGCCGACACGGCGGCCATTGCCATGGATAATATCGGCTACCAGGAAAGCATCGCCAGCCAGGCGCGACAGCTTGAGGAAGCTATCGACGGAACACTGTTGACGGTGGCAAAGATGGTAGAGTTAAAGGATCCCTATACTTCCGGCCATCAACGGCGGGTGGGTATCCTTTCTTACGATATAGCCTGCGAGTTAGGCTGGGATAAAAAACGCTGTGAAATGCTGCGCCGTGCGGCTATTGTGCATGATATCGGGAAAATCGGCATTCCCGGCGAACTGTTGACGAAGCCGTCCAAGCTTACGCCGCAGGAGTTCGGTCTGATTCAGACCCATGCTGCCATGAGCTACGATATTCTAAAGGATGTGCACTTTCTCATGCCCATTGCGAAGATTATTTTGCAGCACCATGAGCGTTTAAATGGCAGCGGCTATCCGCATGGGCTGACGGGGGAGCAAATTCTGCCGGAGGCCAAGATTATTGCGGTTGCCGATGTCTTTGAAGCGATGACCTCCCACCGTCCTTACCGGCCGGCGCCGGGGATGGATGCCGCTTTGGAGGAACTTTTGCAAAATAAAGGGGTATTGTATGATCCTGGTGTAGTGAATGCCCTTATCCGGTTGGTAAGAGAAAAGAATTATTGTCTTCCCGAATAA
- a CDS encoding serine hydrolase, which produces MIKKTVAVCLLLSAMTVNGWTAPALNKEIAKDLQGFQGKAGVYAKNLNTGKTIQFNQDEVFPTASTSKLLVALATYKYLYPSAETYKKEQYDQYIEAMMTVSDNDSFYALLGEFDSNHADTLSKVTKDLRLQRTLIHNEKAYQQYQYHSVTTPLEMAKVFERIYSDSYLDKTKSEQLKDELANSIFHDEIPRYMLTPVFHKVGELDDVLCDVGVIQDGHDPILISFYTSAADHRYSSDFIAAESAKLYNALRRK; this is translated from the coding sequence ATGATAAAAAAGACAGTGGCGGTATGTTTGCTGCTGAGCGCAATGACTGTAAATGGCTGGACTGCACCGGCGCTTAACAAAGAAATTGCCAAAGACTTGCAGGGCTTTCAAGGCAAGGCCGGTGTGTACGCCAAGAATTTGAACACAGGAAAGACCATCCAATTCAATCAAGATGAGGTTTTTCCCACGGCCTCAACCAGTAAACTGCTGGTTGCGCTGGCTACTTACAAATATCTGTATCCCAGTGCCGAAACATACAAAAAGGAGCAATACGATCAATATATTGAAGCCATGATGACCGTAAGCGACAATGACTCCTTTTATGCTTTGCTCGGTGAATTTGACAGCAACCATGCCGATACCCTTAGTAAAGTTACCAAAGACCTGCGGTTACAGCGGACACTGATCCATAATGAAAAGGCCTATCAGCAGTACCAGTATCATAGTGTAACCACGCCCCTGGAAATGGCCAAGGTGTTTGAGCGGATTTATTCGGACTCCTACCTGGACAAAACAAAATCGGAGCAATTAAAAGACGAGTTGGCCAACTCTATTTTTCATGATGAAATTCCCCGCTATATGTTGACGCCGGTATTCCATAAGGTCGGTGAGCTGGACGACGTGCTTTGCGACGTAGGAGTTATTCAGGACGGACACGATCCTATCTTGATCAGCTTCTATACTTCTGCCGCTGATCACCGGTACTCCAGCGACTTTATAGCGGCAGAGTCGGCTAAGCTGTATAATGCGCTGCGAAGAAAATAG
- a CDS encoding DNA-3-methyladenine glycosylase I: protein MPTRCAWVTEEPLYICYHDEEWGQPCYDDQKLFEMMILEGMQAGLSWITVLRKRENFREAFDNFSASKIVQYDDAKIEQLMANPGIIRNRLKIKATIQNAQQFLAVQKEYGSFSDFIWQFVGGQPKINHWQQISEVPATTPDSDAMSKALRKRGFNFVGSTICYAFMQATGMVNDHTTDCFLHG, encoded by the coding sequence ATGCCAACACGATGCGCTTGGGTTACCGAGGAGCCCTTATACATCTGTTATCATGACGAAGAATGGGGTCAGCCCTGCTATGATGATCAAAAGCTATTTGAAATGATGATCCTGGAAGGCATGCAAGCCGGGCTGAGTTGGATTACCGTTTTGCGTAAACGGGAAAACTTCCGGGAGGCTTTTGACAATTTCTCAGCCTCAAAAATCGTCCAATATGACGATGCCAAAATCGAACAACTTATGGCCAATCCGGGCATTATCCGCAACCGGTTAAAAATTAAGGCGACAATTCAAAATGCTCAACAATTTTTGGCTGTTCAGAAAGAATACGGCAGTTTTAGTGACTTCATCTGGCAATTTGTCGGCGGCCAGCCCAAAATCAATCACTGGCAGCAGATCAGCGAGGTTCCGGCAACCACTCCTGACTCAGATGCAATGAGCAAGGCACTGCGCAAAAGGGGATTTAATTTTGTCGGTTCCACCATCTGCTACGCCTTCATGCAGGCTACCGGCATGGTCAACGACCACACCACTGATTGTTTTTTGCACGGTTAA
- a CDS encoding AzlD domain-containing protein, with translation MRTEIVITIIMMAIATFATRFASPAILGAAGIPACFKRFLKYVPTAILTALIAPTLLAPHGYVEVSPHNSYLIAGAIAALLAYLRQPPLVTMSGGMAVMLGLRVFNF, from the coding sequence ATGCGGACTGAGATCGTTATTACCATTATCATGATGGCGATTGCCACTTTCGCTACCCGCTTTGCCAGCCCGGCTATTCTGGGGGCTGCCGGGATTCCTGCCTGTTTCAAGCGGTTTCTGAAATATGTGCCCACGGCTATCCTGACTGCACTCATCGCGCCGACCCTATTGGCGCCGCATGGCTATGTCGAAGTTTCACCTCATAACAGCTATCTGATTGCCGGTGCTATAGCGGCTCTGTTGGCCTATCTCCGACAACCACCCTTGGTAACTATGAGTGGCGGCATGGCGGTGATGCTTGGCTTGCGGGTCTTTAATTTTTGA
- a CDS encoding AzlC family ABC transporter permease codes for MKITELTEGIKDTLPIMVGVVPFGLAYGIVAQSIGLTPGETLLMSLLVFAGAAQFISLPMFAEGAGMTMIALTALLINLRHLLMGLSLVPHMTGLSLPHKALLTFGMADETYAVTISRAQTGGYSAAYQLGSNMTGYVTWVSSTVGGIFLGSRISDPLSWGLDFAMPATFLALLIPRLTDKRNLLVCLVAAGVSIAAAISIAGKWYIIIACLTAAVVGGVLERGETDAD; via the coding sequence GTGAAAATTACAGAGTTAACGGAAGGGATTAAAGACACCCTGCCGATTATGGTGGGCGTCGTCCCGTTTGGCCTGGCCTATGGGATTGTGGCGCAATCAATTGGGCTTACGCCTGGTGAAACGCTGCTGATGTCCTTGCTGGTGTTTGCCGGGGCAGCTCAGTTTATCAGTTTACCGATGTTTGCCGAGGGGGCGGGTATGACCATGATTGCCCTGACGGCACTATTAATCAATCTGCGTCATTTGCTGATGGGACTTTCCCTTGTTCCCCATATGACCGGCTTATCTTTGCCGCATAAGGCATTGCTTACCTTTGGCATGGCCGACGAAACCTATGCGGTGACGATTAGCCGGGCACAGACCGGCGGCTATAGTGCCGCGTATCAATTAGGCAGCAATATGACCGGCTATGTCACCTGGGTTTCATCCACAGTCGGGGGGATTTTTCTTGGCAGCCGTATCAGCGATCCGCTTTCCTGGGGTCTTGATTTTGCCATGCCGGCCACTTTTCTGGCTCTCCTAATTCCCCGGCTCACCGACAAGCGCAATCTGCTGGTGTGCCTGGTCGCTGCGGGCGTCAGTATCGCCGCAGCCATTAGCATAGCGGGGAAGTGGTATATTATTATTGCCTGTTTAACGGCTGCCGTAGTTGGCGGCGTATTAGAAAGGGGAGAAACTGATGCGGACTGA
- the pdxR gene encoding MocR-like pyridoxine biosynthesis transcription factor PdxR: MDIAKILSGIRIDQQATAPMYLQLANSLAAKIKECTLPSHTKLMPERELASLLKVSRTTVINAYRLLEENGLVTTRVGSGTYIAELSAGDGNTGNMPWEQLFSPPYKSPLASLLRSLVSSPTADDTISFAAGMPDPQLYDLTILENLINQYPDLPKETFGHISIEGYSPLRHSLAAWQTTLGIPTSPDNVLIVSGSQQGLYLLVKALVEPRDYVIVESPTYLGTIQLLEAAGARILCLPQSDTLDLAVLEDYLIRYRPKFFYTIPTFQNPAGRVMSLAQRQELIRLAARYRLAIVEDDPYSQLYYGQQPPPTLKSLDTYGGVIYLSTFSKILFPGLRTGWITAPPPVINRLAQEKQYIDLHSNNLSQIILHACLRQDYLAQHLAVVRREYKKRRDALAGAIQQYCPAHLDFTLPAGGFYLWCKVRPPASPAELLRHAAAAGVTFVPGEAFYLNQPDSPYIRLCFVTHDEARLTEGVRRLAKILASGAANAPLAADTNVRPLI, from the coding sequence ATGGACATAGCCAAAATACTAAGTGGTATTCGAATCGATCAACAGGCAACCGCTCCAATGTACCTGCAGCTAGCCAACAGCCTGGCAGCCAAAATCAAAGAATGCACGCTGCCGTCCCATACCAAACTGATGCCGGAGCGGGAACTCGCCAGCCTGCTCAAGGTAAGCCGCACCACCGTCATCAACGCCTACCGGCTGCTGGAGGAAAACGGTCTGGTAACCACCCGTGTCGGCAGCGGAACCTATATTGCCGAGCTAAGTGCCGGTGACGGCAACACCGGCAATATGCCCTGGGAGCAACTATTCAGCCCTCCCTACAAATCCCCTTTAGCTTCTCTGCTTCGCTCGCTGGTCTCATCGCCCACGGCGGATGACACCATTTCTTTTGCTGCCGGCATGCCCGACCCACAGCTCTACGACCTCACTATCCTGGAAAACCTGATCAACCAGTATCCGGACCTGCCAAAGGAAACCTTCGGCCACATATCTATTGAAGGCTATTCCCCGCTAAGGCATTCCCTCGCTGCCTGGCAAACCACACTGGGGATCCCGACTAGCCCGGACAACGTCCTTATCGTCTCCGGCTCTCAGCAAGGCCTTTACCTCCTGGTGAAGGCTTTGGTTGAGCCACGGGATTATGTCATTGTGGAATCGCCGACCTATCTTGGTACCATCCAGCTGCTGGAGGCTGCCGGAGCCCGTATTCTGTGCCTGCCGCAATCCGACACTCTCGATCTAGCCGTACTTGAGGATTATTTGATCCGCTATCGTCCCAAATTCTTCTACACCATCCCAACCTTTCAGAACCCGGCCGGCCGGGTCATGTCCTTAGCCCAGCGCCAGGAATTAATCCGCTTAGCCGCCCGCTATCGGCTTGCTATTGTGGAAGACGATCCGTACAGCCAGCTATATTACGGACAACAACCGCCGCCTACTCTCAAAAGTCTGGATACCTACGGAGGAGTTATTTATTTAAGCACCTTTTCCAAGATACTGTTCCCCGGATTGCGGACTGGCTGGATAACCGCCCCACCGCCGGTCATTAACCGGTTAGCCCAGGAAAAACAGTATATCGATCTGCACAGCAACAACCTGTCCCAAATCATTCTCCACGCCTGCCTCCGGCAGGACTACCTGGCCCAACATCTCGCCGTAGTCCGCCGGGAATATAAAAAGCGCCGCGACGCCCTGGCCGGAGCAATCCAGCAATACTGTCCGGCTCATTTGGATTTTACCCTGCCGGCCGGCGGTTTCTATCTGTGGTGCAAGGTTCGCCCGCCAGCATCCCCGGCTGAGCTGCTGCGCCACGCCGCTGCCGCCGGCGTTACCTTTGTCCCCGGTGAAGCTTTTTATCTAAACCAGCCGGACAGTCCCTATATTCGGCTCTGCTTTGTAACGCACGACGAAGCCCGCCTGACTGAGGGTGTCCGGCGGCTGGCCAAAATTTTAGCGTCCGGCGCCGCCAACGCACCGCTGGCGGCAGACACCAACGTTCGTCCCTTGATCTGA